The Drosophila biarmipes strain raj3 chromosome 2L, RU_DBia_V1.1, whole genome shotgun sequence genome has a window encoding:
- the LOC108027639 gene encoding C-type lectin 37Db-like, whose translation MAHFVKIGNRYFYIETKAKQNWLKAKESCRELGGYLASIKSEEEFAELDQKLIKPEHYWLGINDMDNEGKFVSDASGKTATFLPWQSKQPDNFRNNEDCVNISSIAYLRKTMNDLPCEEEHYFICQFDNKI comes from the coding sequence ATGGCTCACTTTGTAAAGATTGGCAACCGATACTTCTATATCGAGACAAAAGCTAAGCAAAATTGGTTGAAGGCTAAGGAATCCTGCCGTGAATTGGGCGGCTATTTGGCATCCATTAAAAGTGAAGAGGAATTCGCAGAACTCGATCAAAAGCTAATTAAACCCGAACACTACTGGCTCGGCATTAACGACATGGATAATGAGGGCAAATTCGTTTCAGATGCCTCCGGGAAAACGGCAACATTTTTGCCCTGGCAAAGCAAGCAGCCTGACAACTTCAGAAACAACGAGGATTGCGTTAATATCTCGTCCATCGCATATCTACGGAAAACTATGAACGATCTCCCCTGTGAGGAGGAACATTACTTCATTTGCCAATTTGACaataaaatttag
- the LOC108027720 gene encoding uncharacterized protein LOC108027720 codes for MQSLQKLGLALTLVLILCLAQSIVESKRWKKSLQLNLHREKNHTKILRSFENQKLRLKEKLNPTADTTLTSLLVSETSVSKDFLFNSHNTEYYVTADIGTPKTQQVTLLLDTASANLLVYSSKFVATSCSQHNGYNSSKSLTYQANGTAFEIQFASQDVLTGILSSDTFTLGDLSVKNQTFAEINTAPQNLCKRSNFDGILGLGLPEIAIDGVTTPLENIVEQGLIDEPIFSVYVNRNDSDASNGGVLLLGGSDPTLYRGCLTYVPLSKVGFWQVTVGHVKIGGKKLCSNCQAIFDVGTSLIIVPCKALKIINQKLGLKKTDLKNGAYIIDCKKISSLPNIVLNIGWKDFTLTPSDYILNYSGTCVSGFSSISDCNGDQTNDDGEDLKDVWVLGDVFFGAVFILFDFGLKLIGIAPKV; via the coding sequence ATGCAGTCGTTACAAAAACTCGGACTGGCACTGACCTTAGTGCTAATTTTGTGCCTCGCCCAGAGTATTGTGGAATCAAAAAGATGGAAAAAGTCACTGCAATTGAATctgcacagggaaaaaaatCACACTAAAATCCTAAGGAGCTTCGAAAACCAAAAGCTGAGACTTAAGGAAAAGCTGAACCCAACCGCAGATACAACTTTGACCTCGCTTTTGGTATCCGAAACATCCGTGTCAAAAGACTTCTTATTCAACTCTCATAATACAGAGTACTATGTTACAGCGGATATTGGTACCCCCAAAACACAGCAGGTCACTCTTCTTCTAGACACGGCTTCTGCAAACCTATTGGTTTATTCCTCGAAGTTCGTAGCAACATCCTGTTCACAACACAATGGGTACAACTCCAGTAAATCCCTGACTTATCAGGCCAATGGAACAGCCTTTGAGATACAGTTCGCATCGCAGGACGTACTGACGGGAATTCTTTCCTCGGACACCTTTACATTAGGCGACTTGTCAGTTAAGAATCAGACCTTCGCTGAAATCAATACAGCGCCTCAAAACCTGTGTAAACGCTCTAATTTCGATGGTATCCTTGGACTGGGACTTCCAGAGATAGCAATTGATGGGGTGACGACCCCTCTGGAAAATATTGTGGAACAAGGACTCATCGATGAACCCATTTTTTCGGTCTACGTCAACCGAAACGATTCTGATGCCAGTAATGGTGGAGTGTTGCTGCTTGGAGGATCGGATCCCACTCTTTATAGAGGATGCCTGACGTATGTACCACTTTCCAAAGTGGGCTTTTGGCAGGTCACCGTGGGCCACGTTAAGATAGGAGGTAAGAAGCTATGTTCCAACTGCCAGGCCATCTTCGACGTGGGAACTTCTTTGATAATTGTTCCGTGCAAGGctcttaaaataataaaccaaaaactgGGCCTTAAGAAAACTGACTTAAAAAATGGAGCATATATCATTGACTGCAAAAAGATTTCAAGTCTGCCGAATATCGTACTGAATATTGGATGGAAAGACTTTACTTTGACCCCGTCCGACTATATACTCAACTACAGTGGAACATGCGTATCTGGTTTTTCAAGTATCTCTGACTGCAATGGCGATCAAACCAATGATGATGGCGAGGATTTGAAAGATGTCTGGGTGTTGGGCGATGTGTTCTTTGGGGCCGTTTTCATACTCTTTGATTTTGGCCTCAAACTCATCGGCATAGCTCCTAAAGTGTAA
- the LOC108027941 gene encoding lysosomal aspartic protease → MFKWLVLLTILALVSAEIQRIKIHKNQDHKNTRQTRKQAIQALKHKYHKTEDIIIYDDGVPIYVQPDYGYDYPSQNTDDYTNEELGNSMNMYYYGEISIGTPPQYFNVVFDTGSANLWIPSAQCLATDVACQQHNQYNASASSTFVSSGQNFSIQYGTGSVTGYLAIDTVTIDGLAIANQTFGEAVSQPGDSFTDVVFDGILGMGYQQIAEDNVVPPFYNLYAQGLIDEPVFGFYLARNGTAEEGGQLALGGTDQSLIDGEMTYTPVTQEGYWQFSVNNITWNGTVVSDGCQAIADTGTSLIACPPAAYTQMNTLIGAVLIQGDYYVPCSTVDSLPVLTFNIGGTNFDLPPSVYIQTYTEGNYTSCMSTFTYIGTDFWILGDVFLGQYYTEFDFGQNRVGFANLA, encoded by the coding sequence atgtttaaGTGGCTGGTTTTGTTGACCATCCTGGCCTTGGTCAGTGCTGAAATCCAGCGGATCAAGATCCACAAGAACCAGGATCACAAGAACACCCGTCAGACTCGCAAGCAGGCGATTCAGGCTCTGAAGCACAAGTACCATAAGACGGAGGATATAATCATCTACGACGATGGAGTTCCGATTTATGTGCAGCCCGACTACGGATACGACTATCCCAGCCAGAACACCGATGACTACACAAACGAGGAGCTCGGAAACTCCATGAACATGTATTACTATGGTGAGATCAGCATTGGCACTCCACCGCAGTACTTCAATGTGGTCTTCGATACGGGCTCCGCCAATCTGTGGATCCCATCGGCCCAGTGCCTGGCCACCGATGTCGCCTGCCAGCAGCACAACCAGTACAACGCCAGTGCCTCCTCCACTTTTGTGTCCAGTGGCCAGAACTTCTCGATCCAATATGGAACCGGCAGTGTGACGGGCTACCTGGCCATAGATACGGTGACCATCGACGGTCTGGCCATTGCGAACCAGACCTTCGGAGAGGCAGTCTCGCAGCCGGGAGACAGCTTCACCGACGTGGTCTTCGATGGCATCCTGGGCATGGGTTACCAGCAAATCGCCGAGGATAATGTGGTGCCGCCATTCTACAATCTCTACGCGCAGGGACTCATTGATGAGCCAGTCTTCGGTTTCTATCTGGCCAGGAATGGTACCGCCGAGGAGGGCGGACAACTGGCCCTGGGTGGCACCGACCAGAGCCTCATCGATGGGGAGATGACCTACACACCGGTTACCCAGGAAGGCTACTGGCAGTTCAGCGTGAACAACATCACGTGGAACGGAACAGTGGTCTCCGATGGCTGCCAGGCAATTGCCGATACTGGCACCTCTCTGATCGCCTGTCCGCCGGCTGCCTACACCCAGATGAACACCCTGATCGGCGCCGTTCTCATCCAGGGAGACTACTACGTGCCCTGCTCCACCGTGGACTCCCTGCCTGTGCTGACCTTCAACATTGGCGGCACCAACTTCGATCTGCCCCCCTCGGTTTATATCCAAACCTACACGGAGGGCAACTACACCTCCTGCATGTCCACTTTCACCTATATCG